TTCTGCAACCCCATGCACCGACAACAAGGCGATCGCGCAGGTCGGCACGATCTCCGCCAACTCGGACGAGTCGGTCGGCAACATCATCGCCGAAGCGATGGAAAAAGTCGGCAAGGAAGGCGTGATTACCGTCGAAGAAGGTTCCGGCCTCGACAACCAGCTGGATGTCGTCGAAGGCATGCAGTTCGACCGCGGCTATCTGTCCCCTTACTTCATCAACAAGCAAGACAGCATGAGCGTCGAGCTGGACGATCCGCTGATCCTGATCTACGAAAAGAAGATCTCCAATATCCGCGAAATGCTGCCGATCCTGGAAGCGGTGGCCAAGCAAGGCCGTCCGCTGCTGATCATCGCCGAAGACGTGGAAGGCGAAGCGCTGGCGACGCTGGTCGTGAACACGATCCGTGGCATCGTCAAGGTCGCGGCGGTTAAGGCGCCCGGTTTCGGCGATCGCCGTAAAGCGATGCTGGAAGACATCGCGGTACTGACCGGCGGCACCGTAATCGCAGAAGAAGTCGGCCTGTCACTCGAAAAAGCCGAACTGTCGATGCTGGGTACGGCGAAGAAAGTTCAGGTTTCCAAAGAGAACACCACCATCATCGACGGCGCCGGCTCCGAAGAAAAAATCAAGGGCCGCGTTGCGCAAATCCGTGCGCAAGCCGAGGAAGCGACTTCCGACTATGACAAGGAAAAACTGCAGGAGCGTCTGGCCAAACTGGCAGGCGGCGTTGCGGTGATCAAGGTCGGCGCGGCGACTGAAATCGAAATGAAGGAAAAGAAAGCCCGCGTCGAAGACGCGCTGCATTCCACCCGCGCGGCGGTTGAAGAAGGTGTCGTTGCCGGCGGCGGCACTGCGCTGGTCCGTACGATTTCCGCCCTGGAAAATCTGGAAGGTGCGAACCATGACCAAACGGTCGGCATCAACATTCTGCGCCGCGCAATCGAAGAGCCTCTGCGGCAGATCGTTGCGAACGCCGGCGACGAACCTTCTGTCATTTTCAACGAAGTCAAGAAAGGCTCCGGCAGCTTCGGCTACAATGCAGCAACCGGCCAATACGGCGACATGATCGAAATGGGTATTTTGGACCCTGCGAAAGTTACCCGCACCGCGCTGCAAAACGCGGCTTCGGTTGCCGGCCTGATGCTGACCACCGAAGTGATGATCGCCGATGCGCCAGCCGACAATAAAGCCGGCGGCATGCCGGATATGGGCGGCATGGGTGGAATGGGCGGCATGGGCGGTATGGGCGGCATGATGTAGTTGCCCTGCATGAATAAAGCCTTTTCGCTTTAAATCCAGAGCCCCGGCTGAATGTGAATTCAGCCGGGGCTTTTTTCTTTATCGTCTCTGCCAAACAAGCGATACAGCGGATTTTGCCGGCAGAGTTTTTCCGCTTGCCGCTTGCCGCTTGCCGCTTGCCGGTTTTCCGGTTTTCCGGTTT
The genomic region above belongs to Methylomicrobium agile and contains:
- the groL gene encoding chaperonin GroEL (60 kDa chaperone family; promotes refolding of misfolded polypeptides especially under stressful conditions; forms two stacked rings of heptamers to form a barrel-shaped 14mer; ends can be capped by GroES; misfolded proteins enter the barrel where they are refolded when GroES binds) yields the protein MAAKDVYFGDDARSRMAKGVNILANAVKVTLGPKGRNAILDKSFGAPTITKDGVSVAKEIELKDKFENMGAQMVKEVASHTSDVAGDGTTTATVLAQAIVNEGLKAVAAGMNPMDLKRGIDLAVTKAVDAIVASATPCTDNKAIAQVGTISANSDESVGNIIAEAMEKVGKEGVITVEEGSGLDNQLDVVEGMQFDRGYLSPYFINKQDSMSVELDDPLILIYEKKISNIREMLPILEAVAKQGRPLLIIAEDVEGEALATLVVNTIRGIVKVAAVKAPGFGDRRKAMLEDIAVLTGGTVIAEEVGLSLEKAELSMLGTAKKVQVSKENTTIIDGAGSEEKIKGRVAQIRAQAEEATSDYDKEKLQERLAKLAGGVAVIKVGAATEIEMKEKKARVEDALHSTRAAVEEGVVAGGGTALVRTISALENLEGANHDQTVGINILRRAIEEPLRQIVANAGDEPSVIFNEVKKGSGSFGYNAATGQYGDMIEMGILDPAKVTRTALQNAASVAGLMLTTEVMIADAPADNKAGGMPDMGGMGGMGGMGGMGGMM